Sequence from the Miscanthus floridulus cultivar M001 chromosome 16, ASM1932011v1, whole genome shotgun sequence genome:
TTCTGCAAAAGTGCAGCAGCCAACGAGTTGACCTGGTCCTCGTCCACGTGGAGGTCGCATGGCGGCTGCGGGTTGGTGGGTCCTTGGTGGATCGGCTAGCGTGGCACCGTGGACTAGGTCCATGGTCCACAGTGGACCGGTTATGAAGGGGTACGCCCCGATCTAATCTGGTCCACACATCGATCAACGGATGGCTGAGGGCAGTTGGGAGGATTGGGTCACTGGCACAGTGATCCCGTCGACGGAGGCCATGGCCGGAAACTCGGAAGCTCACTAGCGCAAGCGGAAAACGGCATAGGCGCCTCGGTTCTCCATGGGGAAAGCACGGGGAGTTAGCTTGGGGTGCAGCGAACTCACCTGGCCACTTCCCTGGGACAGTGATGGCTCAGCGACGACGCTCGGCTAAACGGGGCGGCGGCGATAGTTTGGCGATGCGGCGGCGCGAGAGTGAcagagggcgagagagggagcgagcAAGGCACCGTCTGCTTGCTTACCTCTTAGCGAAGCTCGGCGACCGATTCTTGACGTTGGGGAGGCAGCGCCCGGCTCCAGAAGCGACGACCGGTGACCTCGAACCCGGCGAGATCCCTAGCGTGCGCGCGGCGTGGGGTCAGGGCTAGCTGTGGTTGTGACTTGGCTCGGTGGGTGCGGCATGGCGCAAGAGCTCTTTTTATGGGGCCACGAGGCGTGGGGCGTATGCCGACCGGTGATGACGGCGCGGAGGACAGGGCGGGCTGACCTGTCAGCGAGAGAGCGCACGGCACCCGGTGGTCAGTcatagcgagagagagagagagaggagtgggCGCGCGACTAGGCCGGAGCAGAGCGGGCCGTGGAGATGGAGAGAAGGGAAAGGAGTGGGCGCGCGCTTGGGCTTTGGCCGGGACAACTTGGCAACTGGGCCACGCGAGGGATGGAGGGAGTCGGCCTGCGGAAGGGATGGAGTGGTGCTGGGCCTGCGCGACTGCGCTGGCTAGGCCACCAGACCGAAAATAGAGAGAGGGAAAGGCTCttccttttttattttcatttccAAACCTTTTTCAAATTCTCATTTCAAAAAGCATTtcaaaaaattttgaatttctttTTGAAGCAAAACAACTCATcttaataaatcaaatgcaatgacatgtatgctcaaacatgtttctaaactcTATGATGAATTTTATTTTAATGAAAATTTActatttcctatattttatgagcacaaaaatacataattGAATCATTCTAACTTTATTTCAGAAAAAGCAAATTTTTGAGTGTTACATAATGGATCCAAATAGGCTCTTAAAGGGAGATCTGGATATGTATCTAGGCAAAATGTTATTTTTTATGCACTATGGATATGctaactttttttaaaaaaaaaatgagCGATCGAAATACGTTATTTTGAATTGGTTCCTATGTTTTACGTGTTAGGTGGTTTCCACCATATATTTTGCCATGTATCCATTTGGGTGCAATTCAACCCCGGGATGTCACATGTAGATAGGGCAGAGTAGCCATGGATGATGGGTGTGACCGACTGACCGTGTGAGAAGAGGACGTCACGACACGTTGAGACAGAGCGCCGGCCCAATCTATGTATCCTATAGATAGACactgtagaatcaaagctccaaGCTTGCAAATGCCATTTTTCTTTACTCCTGAGAATCAAAGTCAACCTGGATTACGAGGATAAAGAAGAGCTGATCGCAGATACAAGAAAAACAAATGCAAGAGATAGACCCTGGTCAACTCTATAAACAAATCTTATTTGCTCCTCTTAAGCAATGTCAACGCCGGCCTAGCTTGCCTTCCTTCTTTGCTTGTTGCCGCCCATTTTTGCCCCGACCGGCGCCACATTCCCCGATGCCAATCCAGATCCGGCGATGGGCAACCGCGTGGCGAGGCTGGCCACGCCCTGCTTCGCGCCGGCCGACGGTCACGCCGCGGACGACGCGCACCACTACACGGATGCGGCGGGGACAGGGGCGGCGGATGATGGCACCGGCGTCTGCCACATTCTCAGCTTCGACGGTCGCGAGGGGCGCATCCACGGCGTGCTGCTGCCGTCGAACCAGTCCACGGTGGGCGGCTCCTTGTTCTTAAGCGACCGGGCGTCCTTCTCCGGCTCGTCGTCGTTCGACAGCTCCAACTCCTTCTCGTTCCGGACGCTCCAGCCGCGGCAGTACTCGGGCCCGCTGGACAGctacggcggcagcagcagcatccCGTCGCCGTCAACGTCGACGTCCGCCACGAACTCGGGCGTGTCGTCGGTGTCGCGCCTCCCCGCGCGCACCGACGAGCAGATCCTCGCGGACCTCTACGACACGCGGCACCGGCGGCGGCAGGCGTCTTGCAAGTCCAGCCCGCTCCTCGGCGGCCTCCGCAGGGCCGTCGCATCGGTGCTGCGCGCGGGGCCGTGCGTGTACCCCGGCGGCGGGAACGAGCACGCCGTGGCAGTCGGCAACGGTGCGCCGGAcgtcgacggcggcgcggcgagggtGCAGTGGGCGCGCGGGAAGGCCGGGGAGGACAGGGTGCACGTGGTGGTGTCGGAGGAGCACCGCTGGATGTTCGTCGGCATCTACGACGGCTTCAACGGGCCCGACGCCACCGACTACCTCGTCGCTCACCTGTACGCGGCCGTGTGCCGCGAGCTCGACGGCGTGCTGCTGcgtgcggaggaggaggaggacgaggaggaggaggcggcgcggTGCAACGGATGCGCTGGCGCGCGGGCGCGCGACCACGACGTGCTGGACGCGATGGCCCGCGCCCTGAGGAGCACGGAGGCCGGGTACttcgcggaggcggaggcgcgcGCGGCGGAGTGCCCGGAGCTGGCGATGATGGGGTCGTGCGTGCTGGTGGCGCTGGTGAAGGGCGCCGACGTGTACGTGATGAACGTCGACGACAGCCGCGCCGAGCCCGACCTGTCGCGCTCCCTCGTCGGCGACCTCGCCAGCGTCAAGGAGGAGATCAAGCGGCAGTTCGACGCGTGCGAGATGGGGGACCTCGTCGCGCTGCAGCTCACCATGGACCACAGCACCAGCGTCTTCAAGGTGCTTCACATGACACAGTCGATGGTGATCATCCATTGATTATTTGCTCGTAAATTCTTGTTGCTGCATGATGGGTTGGTTAATTTGATTTGGTCGATGATAATGCAGGAGGCGAGAAGGATCAGGAGCGAGCACCCCGATGATCCCGCCTGCATTGTGAATGGCAGGGTGAAGGGCTCGTTGAAGGTGACGAGAGCATTCGGCGCCGGCTACCTGAAAGAGCCGAGGTGGAACAAGGCTCTGCTGGAGGTGTTCCGGGTGAAGTACGTGGGGACGTCGCCGTACACCAGCTGCCGGCCGTACCTCCGGCACCACCGCGTGGGGCCACGGGACAAGTTCATGATCCTCGCCTCCGACGGCCTCTACGACTACCTGAGCAACGAGGAGGTGGTGGCGCAGGTGGAGGCCTTCACCGTCAGCTACCCCGACGAGGACCCCGCCAAGTACCTCAGCCACGAGATCCTCCTCCGCGCCGCCAACCAAACCGGTGAGTGACTAGTGAGTGTTCAGGAATAAAGGGGTTTATTTGAAACTAGTAACAGTGAACTGAATGAAGAAACTAGTGCAGTATATGTATATCTGATACAGCTATGTATGTAAATCGCTGCGATGGTGAATATGCAGGAATGGGGTTCCATGAGCTGCTCGAGGTGCAGCAAGGCGACCCGAGGCGGTACCATGACGacgtctccatcatcatcatctcgttGGAGGGGAAGATTTGGAGCTCATCATAGGTTTCTTAAGAATTATTATTGTCATACTGATCATGCCATTGTAACCGTGGTAGCATGGATTATACTGATTCGCAATGTACACTGTAAAAACGAACAGACTAATTCTTTGAGCAAAAAgttttcagcctgttcgggaggccgtaaacgatcgtggattacttattgctggctggtttggtgtgagagaaaaacactgttctggctaaaaatttacgatcatttatgaccaagcgaacaggctgtttaaCGGCAGTTTCTTTTTCTTTGCATTTCTTGTAGTTGTAGGTAATAAAGGAGCTCTCTTGTTTCATTTGAAATTGAGTTGGCACAGTGCACATCTTTAGTTAAATCTTATGTCATATATATAAAGATCTTTAAAGATGAGCTATAATGATACTGTATGTTATATAATCTTCATTTGTTTGAATCTTTGCTGATGGGGAACGATGAAGAACAGACAAGACAGTTGGACCAAAAGGCCGGAAGATACGGCCCAAGCAAAAGAGACCCAGCCCAGTATAAAAACTGGGGGCGCGCCGCCACCAACCGCAGGGCAGGGGGAGAGCACGAGCACTCCACGGCTGCCTGTCTGCAGCAGCCCAGCCGTCGCGATCAGATCCTGCGCTGCGCTGCCCTGCCCCGGCCATGCCGCCGCCGTCGGCCCCGGCCTCGCACCACCTGCGCCTGTGGTGGAGGCGCCGCGGCCGGGCTGGCGCCGTCGGGGCCACCTTCGCCGTCGCGCTCCTCGCGGCCGCGCTGCTCCTCGCGCTCTCCAGCTACGCATCCGTAGTATTCCCGGCGTCCGGTGGCCGCCGCGGCCCCGCTCTCGTCGGGCTCACCCTCGTCCGCCGCGCCAGCGAGAAGGGCGCGCGTGAGTTCCCGGCTGCCCCACACTCCCTCGTTTCAATTTTTCAATTTCAAAATTCGAACGGCCGTTCGTACTCGTACCGTCGTACGTACGGTACCTCGAGTACTTCCCGACCAGGAATCGGCCTCGGGATCTGAATCGGGTCTCTGCTCTGGTTTTCGCAGTGTGCTTGGATGGGAGCGCGCCCGGGTACCATCTGCAGAGAGGGTCTGGGAGTGGCTCGCAGAGCTGGCTAATCCACTTGGAGGTAGGTGACGTTTTCGATCGACATCACGTTTTGATACGAACCCGTGCGCCTTGGGTCGCCAAGCCAAGCTCGTTTGGACAATGCGTGCGTTGTGAATTTCAATTCCAGGCATCGGACTGCGTAGCAATGTGGTCATTGGTACTATTTTTTTAAGTGAAGGTCTAAGGAAAATGCAGGAGCGCTGGGGCGTTTTCCATTTTACAGCGAAGCATAATGCTGTGCTATACGTTGTGCGACTCTGTTACGACAACAACAACATAATCGTCTGTTGTTTGTTCCCTAACTTCTCTATGTTTTTTGCAACCTTTAGGGTGGAGGCTGGTGCCGTAATCTCAAGTCATGTGCCTCACGTCAGAGATCGATGTTGGGCTCATCCCGGTACATGGAAGGCCAGGTTGAGTTTACCGGGATCTTGAGCGATGATAAATCTCAGAATCCTGGTATTGAAGTTTCCATCTCTGATAGTCTGATATCTGTTACCTTTCTTGTTTATTACGTTTATGTGTCTAAATTGCAACACTGCACCCATTAGTATGTCTTCACAATTGGGTAGTTGTGCCTGCAGATAGGTTTGGCTGTACAATTTACACTTTTTAGAAGCATAAAGTCCTCATCTAATTCTAACCGTCCTGTAGTATTTACATGCTTTCAACTGTGTTAATTTCTCGCTGCAAACAGTCAACTCCTGATCAGCAATTAAATGATCATCCTGTTGTATTACTTCACAATAATATATTAATATGTCCAATTGCTCTGCTGTCAATTTGCAGACTTTTACAATTGGAATAAAGTGAAGATAAGGTATTGCGATGGGGCATCATTCTCTGGGAATGTAAAAGATGAATTGCAGGTCTGATTTGCTTATTTTCCAGCAAATTATGCTTAATACTTGGAAAGTATAACGAGTCTTATTCCGTGAGCTCGTGCAGAATGGCACAAGATTCTTCTTCAGAGGCCAGCGTATCTGGGAAGCAGTTATGAACGAACTTGTAGTTAAGGGGCTCAGAAATGCTAAACAGGTCATTCCTTGCAAGTAGAATCGATTGCCCTTTTCTTAACAAAAAAATTGTACGTATTACAATAGTACTAGTCTCATTTACTTTGGCATTCAATGGAAGTCATTGTCTATGAGCTATTAGTAAGGACGACTATTTTGGATGCTTTACATTGATGATTTTATTGCTATATAGTATGTTGTATAATTGTATCTGCTTGCGATTTTAGTTCTAGGTGTGATTAGGAATGCATATGTTGATTGCATACTACTTATTTCATCTTTGCCCATATAAAGTAATTATAAACCACTGTACTGATAGTGCGATGCTGATATTTTATTTCCAGCTTTCAGGCTTTCCTAACAGGATGCTCTGCTGGTGGGCTAGCCACTTACATTCACTGTGATTCTTTTCGTGCACTGCTACCAAAGGATTCTAGGGTTAAGTGTCTTGCGGATGGCGGGTTTTTCCTTGATGTGTATGTCTCTCTATTGCATCCTGTGACTGATATTGATACATTTtgccatttatttatttatgaccTGTGTTGTGTGGTTTATCCTTTCACATGCATGTCTTGTTACTCTACTCTTGATAATCTGAAGTTTCCACAAACTGCTCGTGGCGGGAAATGTCAGGATTACTAATCAGTCTAATTTAGACATTTAGAGAAGCCCGTGTACCATCATTTGACAGTACCAGAAGTCATTATAAGACCAGAAAATGGGACCATAGTTTGAACTCTTAAGTACTTGTACCTCACGGCATTCAATGTCAACGAAAACCATTTCAATAGTTAGATGCATTTTTGAACTTCAGAAACCTTACCTTAAAGGCATCACCAATCATATATCTTACTTGCTCATTTAACATTTTGAAATGGCAGTCAGTAAGCACCAAATTTCAGGTTTGTTAAATTCCTGTTACCAGTCAGGAATGAGATATTATCTttggaaataaataaaaaagtggGAAATGGGAATTGTACCACTTTTACCGTGTACTTGGTTCCTATCTAATTCCTTGGTTTGTTCGTCGATTACAGAGAAGACATTTCTGGGAGAAGGACAATGCAGTCTTTCTACAGTGATGTTGTGCGCCTTCAGGGTCTAAAGGAAAGGTTTCCacattgtaactcaaacatggaGGTGGGCCAGGTTAGTACTTAATTTTGAATAATATATAATAATTAGCCACAacagtatcatcactgatttccATCGCTGAATGTATGATATTCTAAAACTGTCACTTGCACTGTGTTCCAGTGTTTCTTTCCACGTGAAGTTGTGAAACACATTGTCAGCCCAGTCTTTGTTCTTAATCCAGCATATGATGCTTGGCAGGTACCCTTACCATATCCATCAAATTTCAGACTGTCCTATTTCTGTGCTAAAATATCAATTTCAACATACTCATACTTGAAGATATATGTTTCAGGTACAACATGCATTGGCTCCAGAAGCATCTGACCCTCAACATTCATGGCTGGATTGCAGATTGGATATTAGCAAGTGCAGCTCTGAACAACTTGAAATTCTCCAAGGTTGACTCACCCTGCATATGACATTTTCTTGTTAACTTATCTAGCTTACTGAGACCTGAATTAATGGTCATGTTTTGCCATGCCCAATGCAAAAATTTACAGGTTTCAGGAAAGAACTGCATGACGCTATAAGTGAAGTTAAGCAGAAAAGGGACTGGGGATTTTATATCAACTCGTGCTTTGTTCACTGCCAGTCGCTAAGCTCGTTGACTTGGCACTCTCCAACTTCCCCCAGAGTCAACAATAAGGTGCTGTAACAATCATATATGAACTTGGTGATAACGATCTTGCCTGCCATTGTAATCTTAGTGTTTTTTTCCTTTTGGTGAACAGAGCATTGCAGAAGCAGTTGGAGACTGGTTCTTTGACAGAAGAGAGGTGAAGGAGATAGATTGCGAATACCCCTGCAACCCGACGTGCCACAACTTGGTCTTCGAAAAGCCTTTCAAGATATGAAGTTTTGGCCTCTTCTTTTGCCATGGTTTTGTTGTAAAATTAGAAAAAATAAACTTGTCATTACCCTTTTTCTTGAACTTATTTTTGTGAGTGGTACCCCGCCATATACTTGACGTATACAAAGTATAGTTGTAAAGAATATATCTGAACTATCCAATGAGCATTTATACTTAGAAGAAGCATGTTGTATCGTTAtgcggtgatgatgctattggcaAGTTTATTTTCAACTGATGCTAGACAGTGACCCTGATGAGGGCGTGCACCTGGCTTGATGAAGTTGACGGATGAACCAATTCGAATGGAGTTGGAGCTAGAGGCTGTTGTCGAACAATGCGCACCTGGAACAGCGGAATTTTGCCACCTCCAATCCTGATGCAGGCGTGCTCAGCTTGGACGTGACATTCTCAGCTCTGGCCTCTGGAGCACCTGTAGGTACGCATGCTCGTGCCAGGACATGTTTCTCTCCTTATCAGACCCAtaactttcttttccttttccttagGCCATGCCCAACGCTCCACCCTGGAGTGCTGCCCCAACTTCCAGCTATGCACCTAGTGTCCaaattgaaggaccggaaacggcgaccaaaGGGGGGGTGAATGGAAGCcgcaaatttctttcgaaatcttcgaccactgttccaatatcaatccccaaaaaccatacacgaaagacttgatgaccgcgaccctagagaagggtggatgctccctcaaaacgcagcgggtcaccacagagcaaacggaccacagatcgaagcccaaacgagcaaactcccaaaataaAAACAGCACTGCatctgcaaatatcggacacgtccggtattatatcggacacgtccggtattttcggacacgtccggtatgatctcggacacgtccgggattttcagcagcaagctgaccaaaagagaaaaatccgaaaccccatcaaacggtgtccaaaaatcatgaaattttaaccatagctctttagacaccaagggaagatctccacaaaatttcagctcaaaactccaaagtgagaaatatcggatacgtccggtatgatatcggacacgtccggtatgaacgagcagtttctcgggaaaaattaaatcaagccataacttgatcaaatcaactccaaatgacttgaaacttcgcacaagagttcacaagcgagtagaaaggcaacctctaaaaggTCATAGCCtgagacaaactctaactccgtgaatcgaaggaattgaagaaaacccccaaaaaaataggtcaagaactaaaattgcccggatctgcgatctcgtgaggaattagtggatttccttcggtggaaagcttcaactcatgtcactgatcgatccaaggcaacaagaacgaaccgaaaccatcccaaatcgaagaaacgagaggggaaacaagaagggacaagaggagctcgtgaagaacaccaaaatcacatcaagaacacaactaaatcatgaatcccggaggacatacggtggttacggccaccgattccttcaaaaccaagtcacaatttgagttgtggacctctctcatacatggaagcaaactagaggaagaaaccctaaaggagaaaatgaaaactggaggaggtgagggagatgggggctccctcatcctatttaacagggctattacacattcccagttttgcccctggatacaaatgagttgaaccgctaagcccaagggcgttgttgtccaacccggtgtaatcttgatccgacggccaccgcgccttctcaccggtagcttcgcctcgacgcgaactccccgatgccaccacgtgccgtccgtccctcctcggaacctccgcccgggttttgaggcccaaacccataaaccgtccatccgatggttttgaggtccaaactatcaaaccgtccgcgagtagcgtactccatacgcgtcccccgccatccgacgcgtgtcaccgccgtcctcgactggccggcccgccaagtcctcctgagcctcgctcgactcacgcgtccgtcgtcttgacccggtcaacaccgtcactccatgtcttcttgcacttgtcgatgtcccaagtgtcagccaccgtggctagtcacctggcctctgggtccctcggtccaagcctcacgtccgtccttcaccgctcccggtctgtcggcacggcacgtcctccttgaccttcacctcgccgtcgaccaccgcatccgagctccacacctgcacaacacaagccaaaagacatgtcgcacacatagctttcgctatggtaaggttagtcaccactcaacctacttcgtggatcacattgacaatcactcatcacaaaacgaacacacaagggtacttgtcaaccttgtgttcgcaatctcccccttgatgagtgcattgtcaacaccaatacacgaacagcttgagcaatagaaaaagaaaaagaagagaaaagaaagaactcacccaaatgaccaaaagccaaagaaaatccaaaaactgggtcatttgaagatgagcaaaacttggtccccaaagacatgggcaacggctcgacgcaaccaagtaaaacaaagctagccctcaagaagaggcaacgggctcaacgcCACTAGCAACGCTCGAAAAGccgaaaaactgctagaccctccagaagaggcaaaggctcaacacatctagcaaaacacctcaaatgcaaaactgctagaccctccagaagaggcaaaggctcaacacatctagcaaaggctcaacacatctagcaaaacacctcaaatgcaaaactgctagaccctccagaagaggcaaaggctcaacacatctagcaaagcacctcaaatgcaactccccctgaacaagtgcaatctctctcaaataaatgcatatcgctcaactttaggtgacattgtgtgagtgtggaaacttctcccccttgttgacacatgcacttatcaagctagagcccaaagatTGCATCTTCCCCTCAAATtatgctatgaatgcagaaatgcacgaatgcagaagcttcaagattatagtaagtagattgaaaagaggctctagttgatgctgtcatgtatatataacaacacatacaagtgctagcaaatgctcaaagtgaccaaatgagacgaaatatggcatttaagcaattttgatcaagtttgagcaattttaaaagagggttcaccaccaaaggagcacatagcaaaaatagacaggagatcgaccttgtgctacacatgtatgcaaagtgaactaccccaaacaaggttcacacatcatgtcatgagacaaacttgtggtttgatcaaattttagacaccaattgaaatttatcagagttatgcagcttatttccaaagtttgtcagacaagtgtgtgcgggaggttatctgtgccaccaaaacctgacttagcgaccatgtcaagcctatgccaaaagcaatcagaagcttaagacaatgatctcggtatccattacagagctcaagttcaccaataagtgcaatttggagctgtctcgatactctgacataggatagtacagacccatcccgatcttttcaaatcacttagtttgattttcaagttttagcacaaattcaagtttctcaagcaagtgtgtaactcaaagtatgagccgtagcaactaagcatatacatgaagcaagaaaaagatctcaacacattctacacatgctagtgccacaagtagtggtgaacacatgtcatgtttcaacaagttttaatcaagttcacagtttggaaaacaagcttagctcataacatgcatcaattgatcaagaggagcctaagccaaaagcacatcatgtatatccataacatccccaacaagagcatagt
This genomic interval carries:
- the LOC136512073 gene encoding pectin acetylesterase 5-like, which translates into the protein MPPPSAPASHHLRLWWRRRGRAGAVGATFAVALLAAALLLALSSYASVVFPASGGRRGPALVGLTLVRRASEKGALCLDGSAPGYHLQRGSGSGSQSWLIHLEGGGWCRNLKSCASRQRSMLGSSRYMEGQVEFTGILSDDKSQNPDFYNWNKVKIRYCDGASFSGNVKDELQNGTRFFFRGQRIWEAVMNELVVKGLRNAKQAFLTGCSAGGLATYIHCDSFRALLPKDSRVKCLADGGFFLDVEDISGRRTMQSFYSDVVRLQGLKERFPHCNSNMEVGQCFFPREVVKHIVSPVFVLNPAYDAWQVQHALAPEASDPQHSWLDCRLDISKCSSEQLEILQGFRKELHDAISEVKQKRDWGFYINSCFVHCQSLSSLTWHSPTSPRVNNKSIAEAVGDWFFDRREVKEIDCEYPCNPTCHNLVFEKPFKI
- the LOC136512071 gene encoding putative protein phosphatase 2C 46 → MGNRVARLATPCFAPADGHAADDAHHYTDAAGTGAADDGTGVCHILSFDGREGRIHGVLLPSNQSTVGGSLFLSDRASFSGSSSFDSSNSFSFRTLQPRQYSGPLDSYGGSSSIPSPSTSTSATNSGVSSVSRLPARTDEQILADLYDTRHRRRQASCKSSPLLGGLRRAVASVLRAGPCVYPGGGNEHAVAVGNGAPDVDGGAARVQWARGKAGEDRVHVVVSEEHRWMFVGIYDGFNGPDATDYLVAHLYAAVCRELDGVLLRAEEEEDEEEEAARCNGCAGARARDHDVLDAMARALRSTEAGYFAEAEARAAECPELAMMGSCVLVALVKGADVYVMNVDDSRAEPDLSRSLVGDLASVKEEIKRQFDACEMGDLVALQLTMDHSTSVFKEARRIRSEHPDDPACIVNGRVKGSLKVTRAFGAGYLKEPRWNKALLEVFRVKYVGTSPYTSCRPYLRHHRVGPRDKFMILASDGLYDYLSNEEVVAQVEAFTVSYPDEDPAKYLSHEILLRAANQTGMGFHELLEVQQGDPRRYHDDVSIIIISLEGKIWSSS